CGCAAATCTGTTCCCCCACGGGTCGCACCGGATTCAAGGAGTACTTTGGATCCTGCATGACCATGGAGATCTCCATGCCTCGAATATTTCTCATCTGTTTTTCGCTAAAATCGAGCAGATTTTCTCCCTTAAAAGAGATCTGAGATGCCCGAACCCGGGCATAGGGCGGCAGCAGACGCAAAACAGCCCGCCCGGTCACAGACTTTCCCGAACCGGATTCGCCCACGATGCCTATTTTTTCCCGGCCCATGGAAAAGCTTACGTTGTTAACCGCACAAACATCCCCCTTGGGAGAAGGAAAGGTCACGGACAGATCCGCCACCGTCAGCAAAGAGGTATTTTCACTCATCATCGATCACTCCTTGGATCAAGAACGTCACGAAGCCCGTCTCCCAAAAGGTTGAACGCAAGGCTGACTATAAAGATAGCGGCCCCGGGCATGGTGATCACCCACCAATGGTCAATGATATATGTTCTTCCACCGGCAGTCATGGCCCCCCATTCCGGCGCGGGTGGCTGGGCGCCCATCCCCAGAAACCCCAAGCCCGCAGCAGTGAGGATGATCCCCGCCATATCCAGGGTAACCCGGATAATCAGAGACGGCAGGCAAAGGGGCATGATATGGCCGATAATAATCCTGAACGCACTTGCGCCCTGAAGCCTGACGGCTTTAATGAAATCGGCATTTCTAATGGTAATGGTCTCTGCCCGGGCAATCCTGGCGTAGGGCGGCCAGGAGGTAATGGAGATGGCAATGATGGCATTTTCAATGCCCGGGCCAAGCGCTGCAACAAAGGCCAGGGCCAAAATAAGTTTAGGAAACGCAAGAAAAATATCCGTGACACGCATGAGCACCGTATCAATAATCCCCCCCAGATATCCTGCAACCGTGCCCACAAGGACACCTACAGGTGCTGCAATGACGGCCACAAGGCCAATAACGTAAAGGGTTAGGCGGGAGCCCCAGATCACCCGGGAAAAAATATCACGGCCCATTTCATCGGTGCCGAAATAGTGAATCGAAGACAATGGTTGAAGGCGATTAGCAATGTTGGTTTCAATTGGATCATAGGAGGCAATGAGAGGGGCAAACATGGCAATGAAAACCAAAATCATAATAATCAGCGCCCCTATAACCGCCAGCCGATTTTTCATGAATGCCAGGAGACTCAGATAGGCTCTGCCGGCCCAGGCCTGGAAAGCGGACTTCGGCGTATCTGCCAGAAGCCATTGTCTTGCACCGCCTGTCTTTAATGGTTTACTTGTCATCATTTGAATACCATTGGGCAACTTAGCGAGCCCTTGGGTCCACCACTTTGTATAAAAAGTCGGAAAACAGATTCACCCCAAGAAAAATAGCACCCACAACAATGGTGCAGCCTAAAACCGCATTCATGTCGGCGTTGAGCAAAGAATTGGTCAGATACAGCCCCAGGCCGGGCCAGGCAAAAACGGTTTCCGTCAACACCGAGCCTTCAAGCAGGGTGCCGAAACTTAAGGCAATAACGGTAATCAACGGAATGGCACAGTTGCCCAAGGCATGCCCCCATATCACCTTCCACTCTTTGACGCCTTTGACCCGGGCCGTCAGAATATACTCCTGACCCAGCTGTTCGATCATGAAGGATCGGGTCATTCTCAACAGATATGCCATGGAATAATACCCAAGAAGGGATGCCGGAAGAATCAGATGATGCACTGCGCTTTTGAAAATGTCCCACTCTCCGGCAACAAGACTGTCTACCATCAAAAAGCCGGTGACAGGCGGCACAATGCCCTCATAAAAAATATCCACCCGGCCGGGCCCCGGCAGCATATCAAGCCGGACATAAAAAAACATCAACCCCATGAGCCCGAGCCAGAAAATGGGCAAAGAATGGCCAAACAAGCCGATGACACGCATGACATGATCCCAGACGCTGCCCTGCTTTACCGCCGAAAATATGCCGAGGGGAATGCCCAGCACAATGCCGATGACCGTGGCCGTGATCGCCAGTTCAAAGGTAGCGGGAAAAACCCGTAAGATATCGTCAATCACAGGGTTGGCTGTCAGAACGGATGTCCCCAAATCCCCTGTGAGAACATTTGTAAGATAGATCAAAAACTGTTTCCACAAGGGTAAATGCAGCCCCATGGCAATGCGCGCTTTTTCGTACACCTGGGGAGAGGCTTTGTCTCCGACCACGGCCAGCACCGGATCAATGGGAACCACCCGGCCGATGAGAAAAGTAATCAGTAAAAGGCCTAAAAAGGTAGTTGCCAACATCACCAGTATTCGGCCCGCCTGCTTCAGGGTTTTGACTAATCTCGTTTTAGTTAAGAGCTTGCGCATGTTTTTTTATAACGGCCACGGGCCGTCCTTGGTCTATCTACACCCAGGCTCGCCCCATGGCCGTTATTTGGTTGTATACTGGTAAAAATTACTATCAAAACTTGGGCCCAAAATGAAATGTTCAACATTGGCTCTTTCAGCCACAACTTCAATATTCTGAAACATAATAACAAAAGGAGAGGTCTGCTGGTGTTCCCGCTGGAGATCCTGGTACATTCGGGCGCGCTTGGCCGTATCCCGTTCCAGGACAGCGGCGTTAGCTTTCTGGGTCATCTCCGGGATATCCCAGGCATTTCTCCAGGCCAAAGGTTTAAATTTTGCGTCGTCGGAGTTGTCCGGATTCCGGGCAAAGGTATCTGCATTGGTATGCGGGTCCATATAATCCGGCCCCCAGTCTCCAATATAAATATCATGATTCCGGGCGCGGTATTTTGTCAACGTCTGTTTACCGTCTCCGGGAATTATTTCAACTTTTATACCGGCTTTGGCAAAGGTGGACTGTATGGAAAGGGCTATGGAGGTGACGGGTTCGGTATTTCTTGTGTCCATGGTAACGGTGAAGCCGTTTTCAAGACCCACCTTTTTTAAAAGCGCTTTGGCTTTCTCAATATCAAGGGAAAAAGGCGTTTCTTCCAACGCGCCCAAAAAGCCCTTTGGCAAAAAAGCCTGATGTACAGTAGCCCTGCCGCTGAGAATGGTCTGTTCAATACCTTTATAATCAATCAGATATTTAAATGCCTGGCGCACCTCAGGTATTCTGAGATACTTATTTTTTTGGTTCAGCCCCAGGTAATAGATCGCTCCTTTGGCCCTTGTATGAATTTTTATATCTTTATTGGTCTCCAGGCTTTTCAAATCATCCACTGTCAGGTTTCTTGCCATATCAATGTCGCCTTTTTCAAGCAACATACGCTGACTGGAAGATCCAACAATATGCCGGATGATAATGCGGTGCAGTTTTGGTGCATCCCCCCAATACTTTTTATTGGCGTCCAGTATGATGAGTTCCGATGCCTTCCATGTTCTCAGCGTATAGGGCCCGGAACCGGCATACCCGGTCTTAAGCCAGCCATAGCCAAGGTCACCATCTTTTTCATGGGCCAAAACCACTTTTTTATCTACAACAGACCCAACGGTCGAGGTCAGGCAATAAAGAAAAAAAGTGGGGGCGTACGCCTGATCAACTATAATTTTCACCGTGTAATCATCCACCTTGGTGATGGTACGGTCTACGTTTTCAGGTGTAAATCCAAACTGGGTCAAAATAAAGGCCGGTGACTTATCAAGCAGCACAACACGGCGAAGGGAAAAAACGACATCTTCCGCCGACAGGGTGTTGCCCGAGGCAAAGGTCACGCCTTTCCTGATTTTAAATGTGTAGGTCAAACCGTCATCGGAAGTTTTCCAGCTTTCAGCAATACCCGGATATATCTCACTGACATGATCTACATTATAATTAATGAGGCGATCGTATGCGTTAGCGGCATATTCAGCATTGGCAAATTCAAAAATTTCAGCCGGATCCAGGGAGATAATCTCATCGATATTAAACGCCATGACAAGGGTATCTTTCGGCGTGGACGCCCGGACGGTCTGTATCAACAATAAAGACAGCGCAAAGACAAACAGGAGCGGCTTTTTCACTTTTTCCTCCCTTAAATATTTTTTCCAAGGGATGTGCCCTCGGATCTTAAATCCCGGCAGGCCTGCATGATCCGATCGGCCATACGCCGCTCCGCTTTTTTACCCCAGGAGCGGGGGTCATACACTTTTTTGTTGCCCACCTCCCCTTCGATTTTAAGCACACCATCATAATTTTTCATCATATGGTCCGCCACAGGACGTGTATAGGCGTACTGGGTGTCGGTGTCCACATTCATTTTAACCACCCCGTAATCAAGGGCTTCGTGAATATCCTTTAATTCGGAACCGGAACCGCCATGAAATACCAGGTCCAACCGGGTTTCAGCGCCAAGGGCTTTGGCCACGGCCTCCTGGCCGTCTTTTAAAATTGTGGGCTTGAGCACCACGTTACCCGGTTTGTACACCCCGTGCACATTACCAAAGGTGGCGGCTAAAAGAAACCGTCCCATGGATCCCAGCTCCCTGGCGGCCAACACCATGTCCTCGGGTGTTGTGTACAATTTTTCTTTTTTTACGCCTGACGTATCATGTCCGTCTTCCTCGCCACCGACCACGCCGGTTTCAATTTCCAGGATCAGGTCATTGGCCACGCAAACTTCCATAATTTGCTTTGAAGCAGCAATATTTTCCGCCATGGGCAAAGCAGAGCCGTCGTACATGTGTGAACTGAACAAATTGGGCATCCCATTGGCCCTGCGTCTTGCCGTCTCTTTGATGAGGGGCATTAAAAATGATTCCACATATTCAGGATGGCAGTGATCCGTATGAAGCGCAATGTTGACATCATAATAGGCGGCCATGACGTGGGCAAACTCCGCCAGGGCAATGGCCCCTTTATACGATTCGCCCACCCCCAGACCCGAGGCAAAACTGCCGCCGCCGGTGGAGACCTGGATAATGCCGTCGCTGTCGGCTTCCTTGAATGCCAGAAGGGCGGCATTAATGGTTTCGCTTGAGGTGGTATTAATGGCCGGATATGCAAACTTGTTTTGTTTGGCGTTGTCCAGCATCCGGCAATATTGCTGATAATTAACGATTGGCATGATAGGTCTCCTTAATTTAGTTGGATTGTTGAACACCTTTTATAATTATCTTTTTCATGAAATTGTCAGGATTTCATCTTCGGCGTTATCAAGCTTTTGCGGTAGTCTACTACAGCGGCAAGCTTGATGCCTGAAAGCTAAAATCCACATGACTTCTGCAACGATGGGGTACAATTCGAATATCGAACAATACCTTATCTATGGCAATTTTAAAATCACCTTTTTTTATCTTAAACTCTTGTCGATATGCAACAGCCGTTATTGCAAAGTTCATTCAAATCCAATATGTAATAACGGCCATGGGCCAACCTGGTCTATCAACGTCCAGGCTCGCCCCACAATGAACGTATACAGAACCGTTGGGACCAAATCAGGATAAAATATTAAGGAAAAGATATGATCTGGAAAAAAGAGTTCACTGTTGATGATATGAACCGGTTCAAAGCCAATTCAATGCTGGGGCATCTGGATATTACTTTTGAAGAAAAAGGGGACAACTTTTTAACCGCATCCATGCCCGTGGACGCCCGCACCCATCAACCCATGGGAATCCTCCACGGCGGGGCTTCGGTGGTTCTTGCGGAAACCCTTGGCAGTTGTGCTTCCCAAATGACCCTCGAACAAGGATTTTACGCCGTGGGCCTTGAAATCAAGGCCAATCACATTAAAAGCATATCCCAGGGCCGGGTTACGGGCCAAACCACACCGTTGCATTTAGGCCGAACCACCCAGGTATGGGATATTGACATTAAAAATGATAACGGAGACCTGATTTGCGCATCCCGCCTGACAATGGCTGTTTTAAAAACAGACAAAAAACACAGTGAAACAATTTTGCAATTCATGCGGTAACGGTGTATACAAAAGAGTTGAAACTTAATTAGGATCTGAACGACAATCCGTGATTGGACAAAAAGTTGCCCAGATGCAAGGCGCATAAAAATTTGTAACCGGAGCATACTATTGTATGTGAGGATTGCAAATTTTTATGCAACGCCGCAGGTGGGTGACTTTTCATTCAATCACTAACCGGGAAAAAAGCAATGGGTTCCTATAAGGCAAGAATGATCATCAAGGAGGCAAAGGAAGAAGCAAAGCGCCAATTCCGCCGCCACCGGAATAAAAACCGCCTGGCAAAACCGGGCATTCATAGATGCATCATTGTTCTGGACGGGCTGAAACCCACCTTTAACATCGGCAAAATATTCAGAAGCGCAGAAGCATTCGGCTGCCATGAGGTTCATCTGATCGGCACCGATTTCTTTGACCCCGCACCGGCCAGGGGTGCATTCAAACACGTTCCGGCAAGATTCCACAGCCGATTCATCTCCTGCTACGCAGAACTTCTTGAAAGGGGATATACCCCCTTTATACTTGAACCAGGCCAGGGAGAGCCGGTAATGGATGTGGACCTGCCGGAAAAAAGCGCTTTTGTATTTGGCCACGAGGAGTTCGGTATCAGCTTTGAACCGGATCTGTTCCCGGAAGTGGAGCGACTGACCATTCCCCAGTACGGACGCTGTCAAAGTTTGAATGTCAGTGTTGCCGCCTCCATTATTTTGTACGAATATACCCGGCAGTTTGCCTGCCGGGATTTGGCACCCCAAGCACCCCATCCATGCAAGGAAAGAGTATGAACGCAGAAAAAACGGCTGTCCACATCATCGACTGGCTGAAAAATTATGTACAAACATCAGGACTAAAGGGATTCACCGTCGGCGTATCCGGCGGGATTGATTCGGCTGTCACATCAACATTATGTGCAAAAACCGGTTATCCCGTAATCGCCCTGAATATGCCCATCCACCAGGCATCGGACCAGGTCTCCCGGTCCAGCGAGCACATTGCCTGGCTGTCCAAAACCTATGACAATGTTACAGGGCATGATGTCAACCTGACCCCGGTATTTGAACAGGTAAAAACCACATTACCCGATGATATCCAGGATGGATTGACCATGGCCAACACCCGTTCAAGGCTGCGCATGATCACCCTATATTCATTTGCCTCCCACCACCGCATGCTTGTGGCAGGAACCGGTAACAAGGTGGAGGATTTCGGCGTGGGGTTTTACACAAAATACGGGGATGGAGGTGTGGACATCTCTCCCATTGCGGACCTGATGAAAACCGAAGTGTATGAATTAGGCCGTTATCTTGGTGTAAGTCAGGATATATTGTCAGCCCTGCCAACCGACGGACTCTGGGAAGACGACCGCACGGATGAAAGCCAGATCGGTGCGTCCTATGAAGAGCTGGAATGGGCCATGGGGTATGAAGCCGGCGACAAAAGCCGGGATATAACGGACCGGCAGAAAGAAGTCCTGGAAGTGTACCGGCAATTCAACCGGGCCAACCGGCATAAAATGGATCCTATCCCGGTGTGCATCATACCCGAAGCGCTGAAAGTATAAATTACTTTCCCAAAATCAAACTTTTGATTCTACGAAAAAACTGGATAAAACAGGGCAAATTGCCTCTGCGTTTTTTTATTATATCATTTGGGTGACAGAAGCATGTACAAACCATGGAACTGAGCTTTCCATCCTATTTGATTTTATTTGTTTCAGGTCTATTGGCAGGATTTGTTGACGCTATTGCAGGCGGCGGCGGGCTGATCGCCCTGCCCGCACTTTTGTCTGTGGGACTGCTGCCACAGTTGGCTTTGGGTACTAACAAATTCCAAGGCAGCTTCGGCACATTATCCGCAGCTGCCAACTTCATTCGCAAGGGCAAGGTAAAACTATCCGACAACATGACGGGCATCGCCTTTACGTTTATCGGTATTTTTAACCATTAGCAGACTAATTTATGTCAATTACATTTCGTAACCAAAGAAAGGAAGATACATGCTGCAGACCCAGGAAGCGCTGCTCAATATTCTGGATGAGCTGAACATCAATTATACCAATCATGAGCACCCTGCCGTGTTCACGGTTGAAGAAGCCGCCCAGCACAGTGAAGGCATTGAAGGCGCCCATTCCAAAAACCTGTTTTTCAAGGATAAAAAAAAGAGACTGTTCCTGGTGGTCACCCTGGCGGACAAACCCATTAAAATCAAGGAGGTGGGTAAACTGATCGGGGCCAATAATATGTCCTTTGGCAAACCGGACCTGCTCATGGATGTTTTAGGCGTGCCCCCCGGTTCCGTCACCCCCTTTGCCGCCGTAAACATAGGCGACCATGAGGTGAAAATTGTGCTGGATGAAGAATTGATGGAAAATGATCTGCTCAATTTCCATCCCCTGACCAATACGGCCACCACCACCATTGCCGCCAATGATATAGTTAACTTTCTGGACCATGTAGGCCAACCGCCCCATATCATTCGTTTATAACGATTATCAATTCCAAATTGAAAAAGCGGTAAAAATGCTTCGCGCAACGCATGATTACCGCTTTTATCTTTTTAACACTTCAAACATTATCTAGGCGGATTAACTACGATGTACTGCACCGTCGTGCCCTGGTAATAGGGCTGATACCAGGTGGAACCGCACTGACGGTACGCAATCCCACCGATAACGACATCTGTGCATCCACTGGGCATGGAGGCGGCAGTGACAATAGCACCAATGGCAAGCCCGGTAATCGCGCCGGCCACCACACCGCCAATGACATCATGGTGGTGGTGGCGGTGATCATCATGATGACCGCCACCGCCATGGTGATTCACATTCACATTGATGTTGGTGTTATGACCGCCACCACCATGGCCTCCCCCGTGATGACCGCCACCATGAATCGACATACGGGCCTTACCGCGCATGGGAGGACCAGCCAGAACCGAATTGGGAATAATAAAATCGGCACCAAGGACAAGTGCTGCCACCAGTATAAATGTAACCGCATTAGAAAGGACAACTCTATATTTCATGTTATACTCCTTTATTACTGGGCAGCTGCGTTTTCAGCAGGCATAAAATCAATAGCACAGGCCCCTTTAGGGGGCGTGAATGCAAACAGATCATCTGAAACAGATGGATTCAAATCCCAACTGATGCGGGCAGAGTACTGGGGCTGGGCAACATCACTGGTGGTGGTGATAACCACCTGCAAAGGCAAAGGCGTCTCTGCATTGGTCATCCACACCTGCCAGTCCACACCGTCCTGGCGATATGCGTAATGGGTGCAGGGCTTGCTGTCTATGGTGGTGGAGCCCACGCTGAAGGCGGACTGCAAAGCCTTTTTATCTGCTGGGCTGGTCCCCCAAAGAAAAATATCTTGCAACGGCAGTTCAATGCCTTTTTCCGCGAAGGTCTTCAACACCAGATCGCCCACTGTTCCCGGCGCAGGAGAAGTGACGTAAAACTGATTATTCTTACCGTACAACGTAAAATTTTGACCGTCGAAATAGACTTCAAAATCCTTTTTCTTCTCGTCTATTTTTACCTTGGCCAGGTATTTATTCGGCAACCTTACCAGGGTTGTGCTTTCTCCACTGATCAGCACCTTCTGGCCGGTAACCAGCACCTCATCCAGAAAAAAGTCGGCTTTCATTTCAAAAGCGGTTAGCGTACGAAGGTAACTGCTCATGGTATAAAGGGCCTGAACAGCCTCATCTTCGATGAGATTTTTATATTGCTCCCCGGCAGTCTGCGTATCCTGATCATCAGACGCCGCAGCCGTGGCTGCCATGGGAACTATACAACAGCACACGGCGAAAATCATCACACACCATGTTAACTTCAAAAAGCCTGCAAAAAATTTTCTCATTATCAAATTCTCCAAATAAATAGGGTGTAAGCATTGCAACCGGAAAGGCTTTACTGCCTTTGGACAGCCCCGGGACATAACCGGATTTACTATATTATAAATCTTTTAATTTAAAAACCCCGACCAGATTTAATTTGCCTCTCCTTACAAATCTTTAATACACGCCCATAGCAAAAGGTCTTCTTACAGACACGCGACACAGCATAACATATTTTTATCATTGAACTTTATATAAATTTTATGGTATTAAATAAAGTAATCAATTAAATTTCCAATAAAAAGCCATAAGTGCGATTCAAAAATCTATTGCAACTTTAAAATCAACTAACGGCTGTGCGCCCTTTTCAAGGGTACAGTCCGCAACGAAAAAGAGGACAAAAGATTATGTCACCTTACAAAGCCCCGACCCGGTCCGGTAGTAAAAAAGGCTGGTGGTTCGGTCTTGGTATCGGCATTGTACTGACTTGTGTTGTGGTACTGGCATCGGGTTTCATGATCGAAACCACTAACACGGATACCTTCTGTGTCAGTTGCCATGCCATGAATCCGTTCAGGGATGCCTGGAAATTCTCAGTTCATGGCGGCAACAATCCCCAGGGATTCAGGGCACAATGCGTGGACTGCCATCTGCCCCACGGCGATTTCGTAGAATATGTCACGGCCAAGGCGGTCACCGGAACCGGCGATGTGGTCCAGAACATGATTATTGATGTCAACACCTTTGACTGGATGGCCAACTCTGAAAAAAATCGTCTAAAATTCACCTATGATTCGGCCTGCCGTCGTTGCCACCAACAGCTGGATGCTGCGCCGGGCATGCCCAGAGGCGGCTTTTTGGCTCACCGCACTTATCTTCGCGGCGAAACGACCAAAAAATGTGCTGAATGCCACCCCCATGTCGGTCACGAGGATCTGGCCGACATGGTTGATCGGTATTTCAGCCGGCAGATACTGTAATGGCGTAAACAAAAAATAACGGCCATGGGCAGACCTGGCATATCAGCATCCAGGCTCGCCCACAAAAAAATATGAAATCAGATTCGCAACTTATTGATACTTTAATATAAACCCATAGTAAGGAGGATGGTATGAAAATGACGTTAGGCAGGATCGGAATACTGGCCTGTGTCATGACCTGCATGGCCTTGGCCGTTCAGGTCTGCGCAGCGGAGTATCCCAATCTCCCAAAGGAGATCAAGATTAACCGGGGGTTTACCAAGGAAGCACTGCAATGTATTGAGTGTCACATAGGAAAAATGCCGGGGACCGTGGAAAGCTGGAAAAGCAGCCGCATGGCCCATGCAGGCGTTTCCTGTTACGATTGCCATATGGTGGATAAATCCTCTCCCATGGCCAGTCAGTGCGAAGGCATCAAGGGAACCAATACCTTTATTTCGCCCATGGTTTCGTCCAAAACCTGTTCCCGTTGCCATCCTCAGGAAGTGGAACAGTTTCTGAAAAGCGGGCACGCCGATCTCTCTTCCGGTGCTGTTACCAGCCCGGATCGGGCGGGCTTGAGCAAGCTTCAGTTTTATTACGAAGGCGCGGGGTTTATGTCCAACAAATCGTTCACCTGGAAGTGGGGAACGCCTCCGGAAGCCACCAAGGAAGAGCTGGCTCCCAGGACCTCCGGCTGCCAGATGTGCCATGGCACGACGGTTGAATTGGGACCAGACAACAAGCCCATCAACCAGACATGGCCCGGTGGTGTGGGCACCCGCTACCCCGATGGTTCCATCGGCACCTGCACCGTCTGTCATGAAAGACACACCTTTTCCAAAGCGGATGCCAGAAAACCCGAAGCCTGCGGTGCCTGCCATCTGGGTCCGGATCACCCCAACATTGAAATTTATGATGAGTCCAAGCATGGACAGTTATATCATACCCAGGGGGAAAAGTGGGAGTTTGACAGCCCGCCTGATGCCTGGGAGCCCGGCGACTATCTCGCCCCCACCTGCGCCACCTGCCACATGAGCGGCATCGGCGATCTGGCCACCACCCACAATGTCCAGGAAAGGCTCAAATGGGATTTAATGCACAAAAAATCTGTAGTCCGTTCTGGCAATCGCGGTGAGGGTGTCAAAGGTGAAGCCAATATGAGAAGAGTATGTGCCAACTGCCACGGTCCCACCCACGTAAACACCCAGCGGGATACCCTGGATAACTCCGTGGCGCTTTACAACAAATATTGGGATGGTGCAGACCGCATGAAAAAAGAGCTGGCTGAAAAAAACCTGCTTGGCCCGGATCCCTGGCAGGACGGCTTTCAGGAGCTGATGTACTACCTGTGGCACCATACCGGCCGCAGGGCGCGCCAGGGCGCGGCAATGAATGCGCCGGATTATGCACACTGGCATGGATTCTTCCAGGTTTTCCAGGTCTATCAGGATATGGAAAACATCTACAAAAAACGTCTTGAAACCGGCAAAGTTGAAAAGTACAGCCCGGTTATGAGTTCAGGCCCGCTCTAAACATCATCAGCGAATATATTATCAACAAATAGAGAAGCAGCCGTCAAGATTCATTCTGACGGCTGCTTTATTATTTGGTCACAAAATTAAAACCACGAAGTTCACGAAGGACACGAAGTTTAGTGCGTGAATATCTTCGTGAACTTCGTGTCCTTCGTGGTAAAAGGATAAATATTTAAATTTATGACGTTGATTACTTACCGGCCATCATTGCTTGAATATCTTCGTCAACGTCTCCAATAGGCTTGATATCAAAATTTTCAACCAGAACATTCAACACAGTGGGTGAAACAAAAGCGGGCAACGTGGGTCCCAACCGAATCCCCTTAACACCCAGATGAAGCAATGCCAGCAGAACAGCCACAGCCTTTTGTTCATACCACCCGATATCAAAGGAGAGCGGCAGATCATTAATGTGATCCAGGCCAAAGGCATCCCGCAGTTTCATGGCGATTACGGCAAGGGAATAACAATCGTTGCATTGTCCCGCATCCAGAACCCTTGGAATCCCGCCGATATCGCCCAGATCAAGTTTATTATACCGGTATTTTGCACACCCGGCCGTGAGAATCACGGTATCTTTGGGTAATTTTTCTGCCACTTCAGTGAAATAGTTCCTATCTTTTTGGCGGCCATCGCATCCGGCCATGACGATGAAACGCTTAATGGCACCTGATTTAACTGCTTCCACAACCTTATCCGCCAATGCCAGCACCTGGTTATGTGCAAATCCGCCAACGATTTTACCTGTTTCTATTTCAGTCGGCGGTTGACAGGTTTTTGCAAGCGCCACAATCTTTGAAAAATCTTTGGCTCCGCCGCCTGTTCTGTTCGGGATATGGGTTGTGCCCGGATAGGAAACAACACCGGTCGTAAAAAGCCTGTCCTGATATGTATTTTTTTTTTAATGGGGATAATGCAGTTGGTGGTCATCAGGATGGGCCCGTTAAAGGTTTCAAAATCTTCATTCTGATGCCACCAGGACCCACCGTAATTGCCTTTCAGGTGATCATATTTTTTAAATTCAGGATAGTAATTGGCAGGCAGCATCTCCCCATGGGTATAGACATCAACGCCTGTGTCTTTGGTCTGTATCAGTAATTCTTCCAGATCTTTCAGATCATGGCCGGAAATCAGGATTCCGGGGTTTGTACCCACGCCGATACTGACTTCCGTTATCTCCGGATTCCCGTAAGCCTGGGTATTGGCCTGGTCCAGGGCCGCCATAGTGGTGACGGCGGTTTCACCGGCTTTCATGACCATGGCAACCATTTCATCCACACTCAAATCCTGGGTGGTCGAAGTTAATGCCTCATAAAGAAAATCCCAGATCTCATCTTTTGTGACACCAAGCACCGCGGCATGATCCGCATAGGCGCAGATACCTTTTAACCCAATGACCAAGAGTTCCCGAAGAGATCTGACATCTTCATTTTCAGTTG
This window of the uncultured Desulfobacter sp. genome carries:
- the fbaA gene encoding class II fructose-bisphosphate aldolase — translated: MPIVNYQQYCRMLDNAKQNKFAYPAINTTSSETINAALLAFKEADSDGIIQVSTGGGSFASGLGVGESYKGAIALAEFAHVMAAYYDVNIALHTDHCHPEYVESFLMPLIKETARRRANGMPNLFSSHMYDGSALPMAENIAASKQIMEVCVANDLILEIETGVVGGEEDGHDTSGVKKEKLYTTPEDMVLAARELGSMGRFLLAATFGNVHGVYKPGNVVLKPTILKDGQEAVAKALGAETRLDLVFHGGSGSELKDIHEALDYGVVKMNVDTDTQYAYTRPVADHMMKNYDGVLKIEGEVGNKKVYDPRSWGKKAERRMADRIMQACRDLRSEGTSLGKNI
- a CDS encoding ABC transporter permease → MLATTFLGLLLITFLIGRVVPIDPVLAVVGDKASPQVYEKARIAMGLHLPLWKQFLIYLTNVLTGDLGTSVLTANPVIDDILRVFPATFELAITATVIGIVLGIPLGIFSAVKQGSVWDHVMRVIGLFGHSLPIFWLGLMGLMFFYVRLDMLPGPGRVDIFYEGIVPPVTGFLMVDSLVAGEWDIFKSAVHHLILPASLLGYYSMAYLLRMTRSFMIEQLGQEYILTARVKGVKEWKVIWGHALGNCAIPLITVIALSFGTLLEGSVLTETVFAWPGLGLYLTNSLLNADMNAVLGCTIVVGAIFLGVNLFSDFLYKVVDPRAR
- a CDS encoding ABC transporter substrate-binding protein, whose product is MKKPLLFVFALSLLLIQTVRASTPKDTLVMAFNIDEIISLDPAEIFEFANAEYAANAYDRLINYNVDHVSEIYPGIAESWKTSDDGLTYTFKIRKGVTFASGNTLSAEDVVFSLRRVVLLDKSPAFILTQFGFTPENVDRTITKVDDYTVKIIVDQAYAPTFFLYCLTSTVGSVVDKKVVLAHEKDGDLGYGWLKTGYAGSGPYTLRTWKASELIILDANKKYWGDAPKLHRIIIRHIVGSSSQRMLLEKGDIDMARNLTVDDLKSLETNKDIKIHTRAKGAIYYLGLNQKNKYLRIPEVRQAFKYLIDYKGIEQTILSGRATVHQAFLPKGFLGALEETPFSLDIEKAKALLKKVGLENGFTVTMDTRNTEPVTSIALSIQSTFAKAGIKVEIIPGDGKQTLTKYRARNHDIYIGDWGPDYMDPHTNADTFARNPDNSDDAKFKPLAWRNAWDIPEMTQKANAAVLERDTAKRARMYQDLQREHQQTSPFVIMFQNIEVVAERANVEHFILGPSFDSNFYQYTTK
- the nikC gene encoding nickel transporter permease, which translates into the protein MMTSKPLKTGGARQWLLADTPKSAFQAWAGRAYLSLLAFMKNRLAVIGALIIMILVFIAMFAPLIASYDPIETNIANRLQPLSSIHYFGTDEMGRDIFSRVIWGSRLTLYVIGLVAVIAAPVGVLVGTVAGYLGGIIDTVLMRVTDIFLAFPKLILALAFVAALGPGIENAIIAISITSWPPYARIARAETITIRNADFIKAVRLQGASAFRIIIGHIMPLCLPSLIIRVTLDMAGIILTAAGLGFLGMGAQPPAPEWGAMTAGGRTYIIDHWWVITMPGAAIFIVSLAFNLLGDGLRDVLDPRSDR
- the nadE gene encoding NAD(+) synthase; translated protein: MNAEKTAVHIIDWLKNYVQTSGLKGFTVGVSGGIDSAVTSTLCAKTGYPVIALNMPIHQASDQVSRSSEHIAWLSKTYDNVTGHDVNLTPVFEQVKTTLPDDIQDGLTMANTRSRLRMITLYSFASHHRMLVAGTGNKVEDFGVGFYTKYGDGGVDISPIADLMKTEVYELGRYLGVSQDILSALPTDGLWEDDRTDESQIGASYEELEWAMGYEAGDKSRDITDRQKEVLEVYRQFNRANRHKMDPIPVCIIPEALKV
- a CDS encoding hotdog fold thioesterase, producing the protein MIWKKEFTVDDMNRFKANSMLGHLDITFEEKGDNFLTASMPVDARTHQPMGILHGGASVVLAETLGSCASQMTLEQGFYAVGLEIKANHIKSISQGRVTGQTTPLHLGRTTQVWDIDIKNDNGDLICASRLTMAVLKTDKKHSETILQFMR
- a CDS encoding TrmH family RNA methyltransferase encodes the protein MGSYKARMIIKEAKEEAKRQFRRHRNKNRLAKPGIHRCIIVLDGLKPTFNIGKIFRSAEAFGCHEVHLIGTDFFDPAPARGAFKHVPARFHSRFISCYAELLERGYTPFILEPGQGEPVMDVDLPEKSAFVFGHEEFGISFEPDLFPEVERLTIPQYGRCQSLNVSVAASIILYEYTRQFACRDLAPQAPHPCKERV